One Paraburkholderia kururiensis DNA window includes the following coding sequences:
- a CDS encoding HAL/PAL/TAL family ammonia-lyase has translation MTVIRSDRPLDWREIAAVAAGEALQLSASTRERIAAARLLVERIVERNIRAYGVNTGVGALCDVVVSPGEQRALSHNILMSHAVGVGAPLGAVQTRAIMAAAVNNFAHGHSGVRLDVVERLVALLDANCLPEVPAFGSVGYLSHMAHIALACIGEGYVRMHGEGRPPEGERVSAKEALRRLGLEPLVLQAKEGLSLVNGTPCVTGLAAIAVARAERLLDWVDAVAAMSFENLRGQLAAFDAESLALRLSPGLNTVGERLRTALADSGVLASAVGKRTQDPLSMRTIPHVHGAARDVLAETAHVVDRELASITDNPIVAGTPDAPKVYSQAHAVGASIALAMDSLAPAIAQVAAMAERRLDRLVNPLVSGLPAFLAQPGGTCSGFMIAQYTAASLVAQNRRLAAPASLDGGITSGLQEDHLCHATPAALKALEVVENAGRIVAIELLATAQACDLQPTDAPRAALTEALWQRVRAKVPAYCDDRPLADDIAVAFRLIADEAPPTWPQPGKVEGAPPTIAREPAATGTAAVHGVASPGMAASVTPANDPHAAHAG, from the coding sequence ATGACCGTGATCCGTTCCGATCGTCCGCTCGACTGGCGTGAGATTGCCGCCGTCGCCGCGGGCGAAGCGCTGCAACTCTCGGCGAGCACGCGCGAGCGCATCGCGGCGGCGCGCCTGCTCGTGGAGCGCATCGTCGAGCGCAACATTCGCGCGTACGGCGTGAACACCGGCGTGGGCGCACTGTGCGACGTCGTGGTGTCGCCCGGCGAACAACGCGCGCTGTCGCACAACATCCTCATGAGCCACGCCGTGGGCGTGGGCGCGCCGCTCGGCGCCGTGCAGACGCGCGCCATCATGGCCGCGGCCGTCAACAACTTCGCGCATGGTCATTCGGGTGTGCGGCTCGACGTGGTGGAACGGCTCGTCGCGCTGCTCGATGCGAACTGCCTGCCCGAAGTGCCCGCGTTCGGGTCCGTGGGCTATTTGAGCCACATGGCGCACATCGCGTTGGCGTGCATCGGCGAAGGTTATGTGCGCATGCACGGCGAAGGCCGCCCGCCGGAAGGCGAACGTGTCAGCGCGAAAGAAGCGCTGCGGCGCCTTGGGCTCGAACCGCTCGTGCTGCAGGCGAAGGAAGGCCTGAGCCTCGTAAACGGCACGCCCTGCGTGACGGGTCTCGCGGCCATTGCCGTGGCGCGCGCCGAACGGCTGCTCGACTGGGTGGACGCCGTGGCCGCGATGAGCTTCGAGAACCTGCGCGGCCAGCTCGCGGCGTTCGATGCCGAATCGCTCGCGCTGCGCCTGTCGCCCGGACTCAACACGGTGGGCGAGCGGCTGCGCACGGCACTCGCGGACAGCGGCGTGCTGGCGTCCGCCGTGGGCAAACGCACGCAGGACCCGCTCAGCATGCGCACCATTCCGCACGTGCACGGCGCGGCGCGCGACGTGCTGGCGGAAACGGCGCACGTGGTGGACCGCGAACTGGCGTCGATCACGGATAACCCCATCGTGGCCGGCACGCCCGACGCGCCGAAGGTCTACTCGCAGGCGCATGCGGTGGGCGCCTCGATTGCGCTTGCGATGGACAGCCTCGCGCCCGCCATCGCTCAGGTGGCCGCGATGGCCGAGCGGCGCCTCGACCGGCTCGTGAATCCGCTCGTGAGCGGCTTGCCCGCGTTTCTCGCGCAGCCGGGCGGTACCTGTTCGGGCTTCATGATCGCGCAGTACACGGCGGCCTCGCTCGTGGCGCAGAACCGGAGGCTCGCGGCACCCGCGAGCCTCGACGGCGGCATCACGTCAGGCCTTCAGGAAGATCACCTGTGCCATGCGACGCCGGCTGCGCTCAAGGCGCTCGAAGTCGTGGAGAACGCCGGGCGCATCGTAGCCATCGAACTGCTGGCAACGGCGCAGGCCTGCGACCTTCAGCCCACCGACGCGCCGCGTGCCGCGCTCACCGAAGCGCTGTGGCAGCGCGTGCGGGCCAAGGTGCCGGCGTATTGCGACGACCGCCCCCTCGCCGACGACATCGCCGTGGCGTTTCGCCTGATCGCCGACGAAGCGCCGCCCACCTGGCCGCAGCCGGGCAAGGTCGAAGGCGCGCCGCCGACGATTGCGCGGGAACCCGCGGCAACCGGAACCGCTGCCGTGCACGGTGTGGCTTCGCCGGGCATGGCGGCGTCCGTCACGCCCGCCAACGACCCGCATGCCGCCCATGCCGGCTGA
- the hutC gene encoding histidine utilization repressor, which produces MPPMPAERGTVRASAQGGGVPRSPVSGCEDGLRGGASPAIHEAHVNTNEESHVGTPDARAALPRQPVPAYEQIKRYVVKNIAEGVWKPGGVIPSEAELVKEFGVARMTVSRALRELTAERVLTRVQGSGTFVAPRHYESTVLEIRNIADEIAARGHRHTARVLTLETSDDALARDALGLASGPVFHSRIVHSEEGEPIQYEDRYVNPRVFPQYLEQDFTVETPNHYMVRLAPIQRAEFRIYAQKPDAHVRGHLQMEIGEPCLLLWRRTWVGEDIATSVQLWHPASRFHLAGHV; this is translated from the coding sequence ATGCCGCCCATGCCGGCTGAACGCGGCACGGTGCGCGCATCGGCGCAGGGCGGCGGGGTTCCGCGGTCCCCTGTGTCCGGTTGCGAAGACGGTTTGCGCGGCGGCGCTTCGCCCGCCATCCACGAGGCTCATGTGAACACGAACGAAGAAAGCCACGTCGGCACGCCGGATGCGCGCGCCGCGTTGCCGCGGCAGCCTGTGCCGGCTTACGAGCAGATCAAGCGCTATGTCGTGAAGAACATCGCGGAAGGCGTGTGGAAGCCGGGCGGCGTGATTCCCTCCGAAGCCGAGCTCGTCAAGGAGTTCGGCGTGGCGCGCATGACCGTGTCGCGCGCGCTGCGCGAACTCACGGCCGAGCGCGTGCTCACGCGCGTGCAGGGCTCGGGCACGTTCGTGGCGCCGCGTCACTACGAATCCACGGTGCTCGAAATCCGCAACATCGCCGACGAGATCGCCGCGCGCGGGCACCGGCACACGGCCCGCGTGCTGACGCTCGAAACGAGCGACGACGCACTCGCGCGCGACGCGCTGGGACTCGCTTCGGGACCGGTGTTCCACTCGCGCATCGTCCATAGCGAGGAGGGCGAGCCGATCCAGTACGAGGACCGCTACGTCAATCCGCGCGTCTTTCCGCAGTACCTCGAGCAGGACTTCACGGTGGAAACGCCGAATCACTACATGGTGCGGCTTGCGCCCATCCAGCGCGCCGAATTCCGCATCTACGCGCAGAAGCCCGACGCGCACGTGCGCGGGCATCTGCAGATGGAGATCGGCGAGCCGTGCCTCTTGCTGTGGCGCCGCACGTGGGTGGGCGAGGACATCGCGACGTCGGTGCAGCTGTGGCACCCCGCGTCGCGGTTTCATCTGGCGGGGCACGTTTAG
- a CDS encoding alpha/beta fold hydrolase, whose translation MNRLSSAIDALEPHYEVVVIGSGYGGAIAASRMARARRSVCVLERGREFMPGEFPATPLEGLTQVQYNTAAGQIGSPLALIEVHVNPEVNVVVGCGLGGTSLINANVALHPEPRLWDDPRWPAALREDRLGVAAGYERATAMLQPSPVPADFARLPKLDALQQSAAVLGMEQSFYRPPVTVTFTTGKNAAGVEQTRCIGCGDCNAGCNHGAKNSTHMNYLPDAVAHGAQIFTGVCVHSVTRDDESQPWQVRYQLVDLGRESYGAPDLFLTADVVILAAGTLGSTAILLRSQAAGLPLSPRVGQHFTGNGDVLAFAFNTDHEINGVGWGAQAPGVVPPVGPTIAGIIDQRNTPDVRDGYVIEEGSLAAPIGEAMMGVLGIASAAEGVPVTDTADAADAANAADPELRAAARIAQSVLRGPYHGAMRNTQTYLVMAHDDESGEIRVEDGRARVAWPNAGKQPVYAAIEKTLEAATAALGGDYVRNPISTGIFNDRTVTVHPLGGCAMADDAAHGVVDDAGRVFSDASGDAVHAGLYVMDGATLPMSLGVNPLLTISALAERNCAKLAAAHGWSIDYAAAGDAAPPPAPRIGLRFTETMVGTYTPADGSAPSPMSFTLTVMSDDLEAMLASPQHEARMAGTLTCPALSAAPLTIADGRFNLFVTDEDNVDRRNMNYHMTLESAEGKRYAFFGQKIVTHSSLLELWPQTNTLYVEVRDWPAASAEPAAEVIGKATLVITPENFLKQMRTIEVTNAPDLETRLAWTLRFGRFFAGVLFTEYGGVAAPLQYASSLAGGGAPQTPRMRRALRAPAPQVTFFPTADGKTLRLTRYQGSAKEPKGPVLLIHGSGVSSRIFSTDLIATNLVEYLCAAGYDVWLVDLRVSIELPGAGDPTTADAIAREDIPAAVAKVRELTGAASIQVVAHCLGALAFTMSMLAGLEGVRSAVLSQVSAHPVPGLLQKIKAGLHTPQILQHLGVEDLSAYTREGSWPGNLLDEALRLFPVGHEEGCNNAVCHRATFLYGLLYEHMQLDEPLHTHLDELFGIHDVTLFNQLAAMVRAGHLVDADGEDVYLPHLERLQLPLTFLHGAENRCYVPASTETTFGMLVDRFGPAQYERHVIPGYGHIDCIFGKHAATDVYPLIRGHLDAH comes from the coding sequence ATGAATCGCCTGTCGAGCGCAATCGACGCGCTCGAGCCGCACTATGAAGTCGTCGTGATCGGATCGGGCTACGGCGGCGCTATCGCCGCGAGCCGCATGGCGCGCGCGAGGCGCAGCGTCTGTGTGCTGGAGCGAGGCCGCGAATTCATGCCGGGCGAGTTCCCGGCTACGCCGCTCGAAGGGCTCACGCAGGTGCAGTACAACACGGCGGCTGGGCAGATCGGCTCGCCGCTCGCGCTCATCGAGGTGCACGTGAATCCCGAGGTCAACGTGGTGGTGGGATGCGGGCTGGGCGGCACCTCGCTCATCAACGCGAATGTCGCGCTGCATCCCGAACCGCGGCTCTGGGACGACCCGCGCTGGCCCGCCGCGCTGCGCGAAGACCGCCTCGGCGTGGCCGCAGGCTACGAGCGCGCCACGGCCATGCTGCAACCTTCGCCCGTGCCCGCCGACTTTGCCCGCCTGCCCAAGCTCGACGCGCTGCAGCAGTCGGCCGCCGTGCTCGGCATGGAACAGTCGTTCTACAGGCCGCCCGTTACCGTCACCTTCACCACGGGCAAGAACGCGGCCGGCGTGGAGCAGACGCGCTGCATCGGCTGCGGCGACTGCAACGCGGGCTGCAACCACGGCGCGAAGAACTCGACGCACATGAACTACCTGCCCGACGCCGTCGCGCACGGCGCGCAGATCTTCACGGGTGTCTGCGTGCATTCGGTGACACGCGACGACGAGAGCCAACCGTGGCAAGTGCGCTATCAGCTCGTGGACCTGGGCCGCGAAAGCTACGGTGCGCCCGATCTGTTCCTGACCGCCGACGTCGTGATCCTCGCCGCCGGCACGCTGGGGTCGACCGCGATCCTGCTGCGTTCGCAGGCCGCCGGCCTGCCGCTCTCGCCGCGGGTCGGCCAACACTTCACGGGCAATGGCGACGTGCTCGCCTTCGCCTTCAATACGGACCACGAAATCAACGGCGTGGGCTGGGGCGCGCAGGCGCCCGGCGTGGTGCCGCCCGTGGGGCCGACCATCGCGGGCATCATCGATCAGCGCAACACGCCTGACGTGCGCGACGGCTACGTGATCGAGGAAGGGTCGCTCGCAGCGCCCATCGGCGAGGCGATGATGGGCGTGCTCGGCATCGCGTCCGCCGCGGAAGGCGTGCCGGTGACCGATACGGCCGATGCCGCTGATGCGGCCAACGCAGCCGATCCCGAACTACGCGCCGCCGCCCGTATCGCGCAAAGCGTGCTGCGCGGGCCGTACCACGGCGCCATGCGCAACACGCAGACCTACCTCGTGATGGCCCACGACGACGAGAGCGGCGAAATCCGCGTGGAAGACGGCCGCGCGCGCGTGGCCTGGCCCAACGCGGGCAAGCAGCCCGTCTACGCAGCCATCGAAAAAACGCTCGAAGCGGCCACGGCGGCACTGGGCGGCGACTACGTGCGCAACCCCATCTCGACGGGCATCTTCAACGACCGCACGGTCACCGTGCATCCGCTCGGCGGCTGCGCCATGGCCGACGACGCCGCGCACGGCGTGGTGGACGACGCGGGCCGCGTGTTCAGCGACGCGAGCGGCGATGCGGTGCATGCGGGCCTCTACGTGATGGACGGCGCGACCCTGCCGATGTCGCTCGGCGTGAATCCGCTTCTCACCATTTCCGCGCTCGCCGAGCGCAACTGCGCGAAGCTCGCGGCTGCGCACGGCTGGAGCATCGACTACGCCGCGGCGGGCGACGCCGCGCCGCCGCCCGCGCCGCGCATCGGCCTGCGCTTCACGGAAACCATGGTGGGCACCTACACGCCCGCCGACGGCAGCGCCCCGTCGCCCATGAGCTTCACGCTCACGGTGATGTCCGACGATCTGGAGGCGATGCTCGCGAGCCCGCAGCACGAAGCGCGCATGGCCGGCACGCTCACGTGCCCTGCGCTTTCCGCGGCGCCGCTCACCATCGCGGACGGCCGCTTCAATCTCTTCGTCACCGACGAAGACAACGTGGACCGGCGCAACATGAACTACCACATGACGCTGGAGTCCGCGGAAGGCAAGCGCTACGCGTTCTTCGGGCAAAAGATCGTCACGCATTCGTCGCTGCTGGAACTGTGGCCACAGACCAACACGCTCTACGTGGAAGTGCGCGACTGGCCGGCCGCGTCCGCGGAACCGGCGGCCGAGGTCATCGGAAAGGCCACGCTCGTCATCACGCCCGAAAACTTCCTCAAGCAGATGCGCACCATCGAAGTGACGAACGCGCCCGATCTCGAGACGCGGCTCGCCTGGACGCTGCGCTTCGGCCGCTTTTTCGCGGGCGTGCTGTTCACCGAATACGGTGGCGTGGCGGCGCCGTTGCAGTACGCAAGCAGCCTCGCGGGCGGCGGCGCCCCGCAAACGCCGCGCATGCGTCGCGCGCTGCGCGCGCCCGCGCCGCAGGTCACGTTCTTCCCCACCGCGGACGGCAAGACGCTGCGCCTCACGCGCTATCAAGGAAGCGCGAAGGAACCGAAGGGACCGGTGCTGCTCATCCACGGCTCGGGCGTATCAAGCCGCATTTTCTCGACGGATCTCATCGCCACCAACCTCGTCGAGTATCTGTGCGCGGCCGGCTACGACGTGTGGCTCGTCGATCTGCGCGTGAGCATCGAGCTGCCCGGCGCGGGCGACCCCACCACCGCCGACGCCATCGCCCGCGAAGACATTCCCGCCGCCGTCGCGAAGGTGCGCGAACTGACGGGCGCGGCGTCCATCCAGGTGGTGGCGCATTGCCTCGGCGCGCTGGCGTTCACCATGTCGATGCTCGCGGGGCTCGAAGGCGTGCGCTCGGCCGTGCTCTCGCAGGTGTCGGCGCATCCCGTGCCGGGGCTGCTGCAAAAGATCAAGGCGGGCCTGCACACGCCGCAGATCCTCCAGCACCTCGGCGTGGAAGACCTGAGCGCCTACACGCGCGAAGGGTCGTGGCCGGGCAACCTGCTCGACGAAGCGCTGCGCCTTTTCCCCGTGGGCCACGAGGAAGGCTGCAACAACGCCGTCTGTCATCGCGCGACGTTTCTCTACGGCCTGCTCTACGAACACATGCAGCTCGACGAGCCGCTGCACACGCACCTCGACGAGCTGTTCGGCATTCACGACGTCACGCTCTTCAACCAGCTCGCCGCGATGGTGCGCGCGGGCCATCTCGTGGATGCGGACGGCGAGGACGTCTACCTGCCCCATCTCGAACGTCTGCAACTGCCGCTCACGTTCCTGCACGGCGCGGAGAATCGCTGCTACGTGCCGGCTAGCACCGAAACCACCTTCGGCATGCTCGTGGACCGCTTCGGGCCCGCGCAGTACGAGCGGCATGTCATTCCTGGCTACGGGCATATCGACTGCATCTTCGGCAAGCACGCGGCCACGGACGTGTACCCGCTGATCCGCGGGCATCTCGACGCGCACTGA
- a CDS encoding hybrid sensor histidine kinase/response regulator — protein sequence MRANPVQQAVDEDQVRVLYAQDPIAFFTHWFSLGTLVAIYWSERPHGSVPSSRLFMAWMVFYSAANVAGLALWLWHRYAAGALSARGWIVLHALRGVLLYSAPGLSIWFAFHSTQADLPVLHTVMLVTLAAGVFMSNGFDFLNFSTSIPFLLLPSIALHFSAHTFDRTILAIVLAFFFCAINVYATSYRRLFRRVVEARVDQQRLAESLAQQKLLVEEASLAKTRFFAAASHDLRQPLHAIGLLAASLNDSGDATGTGTGTADRVSDAPHAHANPDAAAQRERTARHIVHNVEALNQLFNQVLDLARLESGVTQVIRLHFRLAELFERVGNQYWPQAAAKGLALRIAPTQAVLYDDPVLLERVLGNLLSNAIRYTEEGAIWMGFRRAGRPDGGYIEVRDSGIGIAAEEQQRIFDEFYQVANPARDARQGHGLGLPTVKRLIDLLGSELQLRSAPQRGSVFRFAVREGDASRIVTSLDDTVTAGAAPEGRRVLCIDDEPAILAGLESLLKRWGCEVRGVRNEHEAARQIEAGFAPDAVLCDYQLADHRTGAQALAAVREALHRAGVVDPVTLLITGDMASSELHALAAQGIPVLHKPVTPARLRRTLQTLWQERQERQARETPTLTASCLPPAIH from the coding sequence ATGCGGGCCAACCCCGTGCAGCAGGCCGTCGACGAAGATCAGGTCCGTGTGCTCTATGCGCAGGACCCCATCGCTTTTTTCACCCACTGGTTTTCGCTCGGCACGCTCGTCGCGATCTACTGGTCGGAGCGGCCGCACGGGTCGGTGCCGTCCTCGCGTCTCTTCATGGCATGGATGGTGTTCTACAGCGCCGCGAACGTGGCTGGGCTCGCGCTGTGGCTATGGCACCGGTACGCGGCCGGCGCGTTGAGCGCGCGCGGCTGGATCGTGCTGCACGCCCTGCGCGGCGTGTTGCTTTACAGCGCGCCGGGGCTTTCCATCTGGTTCGCGTTTCATAGTACTCAGGCTGATCTGCCGGTGCTGCACACCGTCATGCTGGTTACGCTGGCCGCTGGCGTGTTCATGTCGAACGGTTTCGACTTCCTCAACTTCTCCACGTCGATTCCGTTCCTGCTGCTGCCTTCCATCGCGCTCCACTTCAGCGCGCACACGTTCGACCGCACCATTCTCGCCATCGTGCTGGCGTTCTTCTTCTGCGCGATCAATGTCTACGCGACGAGCTATCGACGGCTGTTTCGCCGCGTGGTGGAAGCGCGCGTCGATCAGCAGCGGCTCGCCGAATCGCTCGCGCAGCAAAAGCTGCTGGTGGAAGAGGCGAGCCTTGCCAAGACGCGTTTCTTCGCGGCCGCAAGCCACGATTTGCGGCAGCCGCTGCATGCCATCGGCCTGCTCGCGGCATCGCTCAACGATTCAGGCGACGCCACGGGAACGGGCACCGGCACGGCCGATAGGGTCAGCGACGCTCCCCACGCGCACGCCAATCCCGACGCCGCGGCGCAGCGCGAGCGCACCGCGCGCCACATCGTCCATAACGTCGAGGCGCTGAACCAGCTGTTCAACCAGGTGCTCGACCTCGCGCGCCTCGAAAGCGGCGTGACGCAGGTGATCCGGCTGCACTTCCGGCTCGCGGAACTGTTCGAGCGCGTGGGCAATCAGTACTGGCCGCAGGCGGCGGCGAAGGGGCTCGCCCTGCGCATCGCGCCGACGCAAGCCGTGCTCTACGACGACCCCGTGCTGCTGGAACGCGTGCTCGGCAATCTGCTGTCGAACGCGATCCGCTACACGGAGGAGGGCGCCATCTGGATGGGCTTTCGCCGCGCGGGACGGCCGGACGGCGGCTATATCGAGGTGCGCGATTCGGGCATCGGCATCGCGGCCGAAGAGCAGCAGCGCATCTTCGACGAGTTCTACCAGGTGGCGAACCCGGCGCGCGACGCGCGCCAGGGGCATGGACTCGGGCTGCCCACGGTGAAGCGGTTGATCGACCTGCTGGGAAGCGAACTGCAACTGCGTTCGGCGCCGCAGCGGGGTTCGGTATTCCGCTTCGCGGTGCGCGAAGGCGACGCGAGCCGCATCGTGACGAGCCTCGACGACACGGTGACGGCGGGCGCCGCGCCCGAGGGCCGGCGCGTGCTGTGCATCGACGACGAGCCCGCCATTCTGGCCGGGCTGGAAAGTCTGCTCAAGCGTTGGGGCTGCGAGGTGCGCGGCGTGCGCAACGAACATGAGGCAGCGCGGCAGATCGAAGCCGGCTTCGCGCCCGACGCCGTGCTCTGCGACTACCAGTTGGCCGACCACCGCACCGGCGCGCAGGCGCTCGCGGCGGTGCGCGAGGCGCTGCATCGCGCGGGCGTGGTGGACCCGGTCACGCTGCTGATTACGGGCGACATGGCGTCGTCGGAACTGCATGCGCTCGCGGCGCAAGGCATTCCCGTACTGCACAAGCCGGTCACGCCGGCGCGGCTGCGCCGCACGTTGCAGACGCTATGGCAGGAGCGACAAGAGCGGCAGGCGCGCGAGACGCCGACGCTCACAGCGTCTTGCCTGCCTCCAGCCATCCATTGA
- a CDS encoding response regulator transcription factor, producing MKFLVADDHELIRQGVKGLLRGLDADAQFDEADSWETLVAAARPDADHDLAIVDLHMPGMSGAASLASLLAGNPALPVVVLSAEESPDEMRAVLAAGALGFVPKRQPASVMLKAIELVLSGGAYVPMEALSLLGARDGAQREAAPFPEEAGTTRLAGTAAPTADAPAQTSPLQPHQRHLLENLSPRQQDIMRLVHRGWTNKMIARELGVAEGTVKVHLSVIFRALGVHNRATAIAVINGWLEAGKTL from the coding sequence ATGAAGTTTCTTGTGGCCGACGACCATGAACTCATCCGCCAGGGCGTGAAGGGCCTGCTGCGCGGGCTCGACGCCGACGCGCAATTCGACGAGGCCGACAGCTGGGAGACGCTCGTGGCCGCCGCGCGGCCCGATGCCGACCACGATCTGGCCATCGTGGACCTGCACATGCCGGGCATGAGCGGCGCGGCGTCGCTGGCGTCGCTGCTCGCGGGCAACCCGGCGCTGCCGGTGGTGGTGCTCTCGGCGGAAGAGTCGCCCGACGAAATGCGCGCCGTGCTCGCCGCGGGCGCGCTCGGCTTCGTGCCGAAGCGGCAGCCAGCCAGCGTGATGCTGAAGGCGATCGAACTCGTGCTCTCGGGCGGCGCCTATGTGCCGATGGAAGCGCTCAGCCTGCTCGGTGCGCGCGACGGCGCTCAACGCGAAGCAGCACCGTTCCCGGAAGAGGCCGGCACAACGCGTCTCGCCGGCACCGCCGCGCCCACCGCGGACGCGCCCGCCCAGACCTCGCCCCTGCAACCTCATCAGCGTCATCTGCTGGAAAACCTGTCGCCCCGGCAGCAGGACATCATGCGGCTCGTCCATCGCGGCTGGACCAACAAGATGATCGCGCGCGAGCTGGGCGTGGCCGAAGGCACCGTGAAGGTCCACCTCTCCGTGATCTTTCGCGCGCTCGGCGTGCACAACCGCGCCACGGCCATCGCCGTGATCAATGGATGGCTGGAGGCAGGCAAGACGCTGTGA
- the cydB gene encoding cytochrome d ubiquinol oxidase subunit II gives MDVTTIWAAIIALGLFMYVVLDGFDLGIGIIFPFFPDEGERDLMMNTVAPVWDGNETWLVLGGAGLFAVFPVVYSTVLSALYLPLVFMLACLIFRGVSFEIRAKANRTKHLWDLAFIGGSAGAAFFQGIALGAFLQGIPMDDGRFAGDPFGWLSPFSLLTGLGLVVTYALLGCCWLVAKTEGDLQRRLHRVVWPLTVALLAFIALVSLCTPLQDPNIAARWFDSGLFWRLLPVPFLVAACAFFMRRAVKRREHVTPFVLALGLVLLGYVGLLVSLWPYAIPQSLTVWQAAAPRSSQTFTLAGTVIILPIIIAYTTMGYWVFRGKVRHGDPHHYH, from the coding sequence ATGGACGTCACGACTATCTGGGCCGCCATCATCGCGCTCGGCCTTTTCATGTACGTGGTGCTGGACGGCTTCGATCTCGGCATCGGCATCATCTTTCCGTTCTTCCCCGACGAAGGCGAACGCGACCTCATGATGAACACGGTCGCGCCCGTCTGGGACGGCAACGAGACCTGGCTCGTGCTGGGCGGCGCGGGACTCTTCGCAGTGTTCCCGGTGGTCTATTCGACCGTGCTCTCCGCGCTCTATCTGCCGCTCGTCTTCATGCTGGCGTGCCTGATCTTCCGCGGCGTGTCGTTCGAGATTCGCGCGAAGGCCAACCGCACGAAGCATCTCTGGGACCTCGCGTTCATCGGCGGGTCGGCGGGCGCGGCGTTCTTCCAGGGCATCGCGCTGGGCGCGTTCCTGCAGGGCATTCCGATGGACGACGGCCGCTTTGCGGGCGACCCGTTCGGCTGGCTCTCGCCGTTCAGCCTGCTCACGGGGCTCGGCCTCGTCGTGACTTACGCGCTGCTCGGCTGCTGCTGGCTCGTCGCGAAGACCGAAGGCGACCTGCAACGGCGCCTGCATCGCGTGGTGTGGCCGCTCACGGTGGCGCTGCTCGCGTTCATTGCGCTCGTGAGCCTCTGCACGCCGCTCCAGGATCCGAACATCGCCGCCCGCTGGTTCGACTCGGGCCTCTTCTGGCGGCTGCTGCCCGTGCCGTTCCTCGTGGCCGCGTGCGCGTTCTTCATGCGCCGCGCCGTGAAGCGCCGCGAGCACGTCACGCCGTTCGTGCTCGCGCTCGGTCTCGTCCTGCTCGGCTACGTAGGGCTGCTCGTGAGCCTCTGGCCGTACGCCATTCCGCAGAGCCTCACGGTGTGGCAGGCGGCGGCGCCGCGCTCGAGCCAGACCTTCACGCTGGCGGGCACGGTGATCATTCTGCCGATCATCATCGCCTACACGACGATGGGCTACTGGGTGTTTCGCGGCAAGGTGCGCCATGGCGACCCACATCACTATCACTGA
- a CDS encoding ABC transporter ATP-binding protein: MNAPAPVALSAKNIHKSFGEHHVLKGISLDAHQGDVISILGASGSGKSTFLRCLNLLETPDDGSVTVAGEELVLKRRGDGKLQPGDRRQVDRIRSQLGMVFQNFNLWSHMTVLENCIEGPMRVLKRPRAEAVEEAEALLAKVGLAEKRGHYPAHLSGGQQQRVAIARALAMHPKVMLFDEPTSALDPELVGEVLRVMRALAEEGRTMLVVTHEMGFARHVSNRVMFLHQGCVEDDGTPDQVFGELRSERFRQFVSSHQHRTAH, encoded by the coding sequence ATGAACGCACCCGCGCCCGTCGCGTTGTCGGCGAAAAACATCCACAAGTCGTTCGGCGAGCACCACGTGCTGAAGGGCATTTCGCTCGATGCCCACCAGGGCGACGTGATCTCGATTCTCGGCGCGAGCGGCTCGGGCAAGAGCACGTTCCTGCGCTGCCTCAATCTGCTCGAAACGCCCGACGACGGCTCCGTCACCGTGGCCGGCGAAGAACTCGTGCTCAAGCGCCGCGGCGACGGCAAGCTGCAACCGGGCGACCGTCGCCAGGTGGATCGCATCCGCTCGCAGCTCGGCATGGTGTTCCAGAACTTCAACCTCTGGTCGCACATGACGGTGCTCGAGAACTGCATCGAAGGGCCGATGCGCGTGCTGAAGCGTCCGCGTGCCGAAGCCGTCGAGGAAGCCGAAGCGCTGCTCGCGAAGGTGGGCCTCGCGGAAAAACGCGGCCACTATCCGGCGCATCTGTCGGGCGGACAGCAGCAGCGCGTGGCGATTGCCCGTGCGCTCGCCATGCATCCGAAGGTCATGCTGTTCGACGAACCGACGTCGGCGCTCGACCCCGAACTCGTGGGCGAAGTGCTGCGCGTGATGCGCGCGCTCGCGGAGGAAGGCCGCACGATGCTCGTCGTCACGCACGAAATGGGCTTTGCGCGGCACGTCTCGAACCGCGTGATGTTCCTCCACCAGGGCTGCGTGGAAGACGACGGCACGCCCGACCAGGTATTCGGCGAACTGCGCTCGGAGCGTTTCCGCCAGTTCGTGTCGAGCCACCAGCACCGTACCGCTCATTGA